Proteins from a single region of Candidatus Parcubacteria bacterium:
- a CDS encoding alanine--tRNA ligase (Derived by automated computational analysis using gene prediction method: Protein Homology.) translates to MTANYIRQKYLDFFSAHGHTVLPSASLLPENDSTLLFTNSGMFPLVSYLAGAPHPAGPRLTNSQKCFRSEDINEVGDHRHNTFFEMLGNWSLGDYFKKEQLNWWFDFLITELHLDPKRLYQTVYVGSADGQIPRDQESVAILQEVFARFNVEAELGPDTLGRGEDGPGVELDFSKQRIFAYRDKNFWRRGDAVGELGGPDSETFYDTGRPHDSAFGPSCHPNCDCGRFLEIGNSVFMQYRQTKTGWEELAHKNVDFGGGLERLAMVVSGHDSVFETDLFASIIAKISTLSGLDYQAGDNAKAFEIIADHVKAATFIVGDDRGLVPANTDQGYIVRRLLRRAIRYGRQLNITEDDWLALLAAEVISYYGDVYPELRRNQDFIKETLNQEEAKFKRTLEKGLVEFNKIKTKEISGETAFNLYQSYGFPLEITEELAAEKGLKVDQAGFAAEFAKHQELSRTASAGKFKGGLADSSEATTRLHTAAHLLLESLRRVLGPEVFQKGSNITAERLRFDFSHSVKMTPEEIAKVEELVNQAIVQELPVTYSEMTLEEAREQGAMGVFDSKYNEKVRVYQVTDFSKEICGGPHVDNTKELGHFRIIKEESSSAGVRRIKAILE, encoded by the coding sequence ATGACAGCTAACTATATTCGCCAAAAATATTTAGATTTTTTTAGCGCTCACGGCCACACCGTTTTACCGAGCGCGTCTTTGTTGCCGGAAAATGATTCCACTTTACTCTTTACCAATTCGGGCATGTTTCCGCTGGTTTCTTATTTAGCGGGGGCCCCTCATCCGGCCGGCCCGCGCTTAACCAATAGCCAGAAATGTTTTCGCAGTGAAGATATTAATGAGGTTGGCGATCATCGCCACAATACTTTTTTTGAGATGTTAGGCAATTGGTCTTTGGGTGATTATTTTAAAAAAGAGCAGTTAAACTGGTGGTTTGATTTTTTAATTACCGAACTGCACCTTGATCCCAAGCGTCTTTATCAAACTGTTTATGTTGGTAGTGCTGATGGTCAGATTCCACGCGATCAGGAGTCAGTCGCAATTCTTCAGGAGGTTTTTGCGCGTTTTAATGTTGAGGCCGAGCTCGGTCCTGATACTTTAGGGCGCGGTGAAGATGGTCCGGGAGTAGAATTAGATTTTTCTAAACAAAGAATTTTTGCTTACCGCGATAAGAATTTTTGGCGCCGCGGCGATGCCGTTGGTGAGCTAGGCGGTCCCGATAGTGAAACTTTTTATGATACCGGTCGCCCTCATGATTCCGCCTTTGGTCCTTCCTGTCACCCCAATTGCGATTGTGGTCGTTTCTTAGAGATTGGCAATTCGGTCTTTATGCAATATCGCCAAACTAAAACCGGTTGGGAAGAATTGGCTCATAAAAATGTGGATTTTGGTGGCGGCTTGGAACGCTTAGCGATGGTGGTTAGCGGTCACGACAGTGTTTTTGAAACCGATTTATTTGCGTCAATTATTGCTAAAATCAGTACGCTTTCCGGATTGGACTACCAGGCTGGTGATAATGCTAAAGCTTTTGAAATTATTGCCGACCATGTTAAAGCGGCGACTTTTATTGTTGGTGATGATCGCGGTCTCGTCCCGGCTAACACCGACCAAGGTTATATCGTGAGACGTTTACTGAGACGAGCGATTCGTTATGGTCGCCAATTAAATATTACTGAAGATGATTGGTTGGCTTTACTCGCCGCTGAGGTGATTTCTTACTACGGTGATGTTTATCCGGAATTGCGGCGCAATCAAGATTTCATTAAAGAAACACTTAATCAAGAGGAAGCGAAGTTTAAGCGCACTTTAGAAAAAGGTCTAGTAGAGTTTAATAAAATAAAAACTAAAGAAATTTCTGGAGAGACGGCTTTTAATCTTTACCAAAGCTATGGTTTTCCTTTAGAAATTACTGAAGAGTTGGCGGCCGAGAAGGGCTTAAAAGTTGATCAGGCTGGTTTTGCGGCCGAGTTTGCTAAGCATCAAGAATTATCTCGTACCGCTTCGGCCGGTAAGTTTAAAGGCGGTTTGGCCGACAGTAGTGAGGCTACAACTCGTTTGCATACGGCCGCCCATTTACTCCTTGAATCTTTACGGCGTGTTTTAGGTCCGGAGGTCTTCCAAAAAGGGAGTAATATTACGGCGGAGCGTTTGCGCTTTGATTTTTCCCATTCGGTTAAGATGACTCCGGAGGAGATTGCTAAGGTTGAGGAACTGGTTAACCAGGCCATTGTTCAAGAGTTACCGGTTACTTATTCAGAGATGACCTTAGAAGAAGCGCGAGAGCAGGGAGCGATGGGAGTTTTCGATTCCAAATATAATGAGAAGGTGCGGGTTTATCAAGTCACTGATTTTTCTAAAGAAATTTGTGGCGGCCCTCATGTTGATAATACTAAAGAATTGGGTCACTTTAGAATTATTAAAGAAGAATCCTCCAGTGCGGGGGTGCGCCGAATTAAAGCAATTTTAGAGTAA
- the murB gene encoding UDP-N-acetylmuramate dehydrogenase (Derived by automated computational analysis using gene prediction method: Protein Homology. GO_function: GO:0008762 - UDP-N-acetylmuramate dehydrogenase activity [Evidence IEA]; GO_function: GO:0071949 - FAD binding [Evidence IEA]): MIKIQQRVALAPYTTLKIGGPARFFVVVKSLADLKEALTWAKEKKEKVFILGGGSNVLISQPFPGLVIKNEISGAEIVKESAKSVWLAAYSGETWQKFVDTAVSHDWYGLENLASIYGTVGAAPVQNIGAYGQELKDIFYSLEAINLKTGQLKVFKAANCQFGYRDSIFKKSLRGKYFIYRVTVKLSKEPRLNLDYGGIKEILAAKKIKTPTARQVARAVTELRASKLPTPAVLPNAGSFFKNPEISAAKFKKIQKRWPEIKYFSGSKPGAIKIPAGWLIDQAGFKGKRFGAVGMYEKQALILVNYGGASAAQVLTQVKRVIKGVQNRFGLTLEPEVNIIPPLPKK, from the coding sequence ATGATTAAAATTCAGCAGCGAGTCGCGCTCGCTCCTTACACCACTTTAAAAATTGGTGGTCCGGCGCGTTTCTTTGTAGTGGTAAAAAGCTTAGCAGATCTTAAAGAAGCTTTGACCTGGGCTAAAGAAAAAAAAGAGAAAGTCTTTATTTTAGGGGGTGGCTCTAACGTCTTAATTAGCCAGCCTTTTCCCGGCCTAGTCATCAAAAATGAAATTAGTGGTGCTGAGATTGTTAAAGAAAGCGCTAAGTCAGTTTGGCTTGCCGCTTACAGTGGTGAGACTTGGCAAAAATTTGTGGACACTGCCGTTTCTCATGATTGGTATGGCTTAGAGAATCTCGCCTCTATTTACGGCACCGTCGGCGCCGCGCCGGTACAAAATATCGGTGCTTACGGTCAGGAGTTAAAAGATATTTTTTATTCTTTAGAAGCGATCAATTTAAAAACGGGGCAACTTAAAGTTTTTAAGGCCGCTAATTGTCAGTTTGGTTACCGCGATAGCATCTTTAAGAAATCTTTAAGAGGAAAATATTTTATTTATCGTGTCACCGTGAAGTTAAGCAAAGAACCACGGTTAAATTTAGATTACGGTGGTATTAAAGAAATTCTGGCAGCGAAAAAAATAAAGACGCCAACCGCGCGGCAAGTGGCCAGAGCGGTCACCGAGCTGCGCGCCAGTAAGTTGCCGACGCCAGCCGTTTTACCCAATGCTGGTTCCTTCTTTAAAAATCCTGAAATTTCCGCCGCCAAATTTAAAAAAATTCAAAAGCGGTGGCCGGAAATTAAATATTTCTCCGGCTCCAAGCCTGGCGCCATCAAAATCCCGGCCGGCTGGTTAATAGATCAGGCTGGTTTTAAGGGAAAGCGTTTTGGGGCGGTGGGGATGTATGAAAAACAGGCTTTAATTTTAGTAAATTACGGCGGGGCTAGCGCCGCTCAAGTTTTGACACAGGTAAAACGAGTAATAAAAGGAGTTCAGAATCGTTTCGGCTTGACCTTAGAGCCAGAAGTTAATATTATCCCTCCGCTCCCTAAGAAATAA
- the hisS gene encoding histidine--tRNA ligase (Derived by automated computational analysis using gene prediction method: Protein Homology. GO_component: GO:0005737 - cytoplasm [Evidence IEA]; GO_function: GO:0004821 - histidine-tRNA ligase activity [Evidence IEA]; GO_process: GO:0006427 - histidyl-tRNA aminoacylation [Evidence IEA]), protein MNKKIKTSAVSGFPEYLPADQLLLDQLKQTVTATYRSFGFIPLDTPVLERREVLLAKAGGETEHQLYFLENNSDNLALRFDLTVPLARYISEYSGALTFPFKRYQVAKVYRGERPQKGRYREFYQADIDIIAEGVLPLSAEAEIIKVIATVFEKLAIGSFTIKISNRKLLSGLLASLDLSAAATEILRILDKLPKIGAESCQAELKKLGVDSLASSQILALASLNGDVLAGLEELDIKHPDFVVGLGELQELAQCLSDYGVPAANYSFDLSIARGLDYYTGTVWETFLDDYPELGSICSGGRYENLVAGFSNRAFPGVGASIGLSRLFYQLKTAGLLPEITPPVAEALVISDDRQRGEQLADSLRRRGLSVAGAYESEKLKKKLALANHWSVKTVYLLGEEELAAEEVSVKDMVSGEQKRQALSEFI, encoded by the coding sequence ATGAATAAAAAAATAAAAACAAGCGCTGTTTCTGGTTTCCCCGAGTATTTACCGGCGGATCAGCTTCTACTTGATCAGTTAAAACAAACGGTCACAGCAACCTATCGCTCTTTTGGTTTTATCCCCTTAGATACCCCCGTTTTGGAGCGCCGTGAAGTCTTACTGGCTAAGGCTGGCGGAGAAACGGAGCATCAGCTTTATTTTTTAGAAAATAACAGTGACAACTTAGCCCTTCGTTTTGATCTGACTGTTCCACTCGCGCGTTATATTAGTGAGTACAGCGGGGCGTTAACTTTTCCCTTTAAACGTTATCAGGTAGCTAAGGTTTATCGCGGTGAGCGTCCGCAGAAAGGTCGCTATCGCGAATTCTATCAAGCCGATATTGATATTATTGCCGAGGGTGTTTTGCCGCTTAGCGCCGAAGCGGAAATTATTAAAGTGATTGCGACGGTTTTTGAGAAGTTAGCCATTGGTTCGTTTACGATTAAAATTAGTAATCGCAAATTGTTGTCAGGGCTACTGGCGTCTTTAGATTTAAGCGCGGCGGCGACCGAAATTTTAAGAATTTTAGATAAGCTGCCCAAGATTGGTGCTGAGTCTTGCCAGGCCGAATTAAAAAAGTTAGGCGTTGACTCTTTGGCGAGCTCACAAATTCTCGCCCTTGCCTCTCTTAACGGCGACGTTTTAGCGGGCTTGGAAGAATTAGACATTAAGCATCCGGACTTTGTGGTCGGCTTGGGCGAGCTTCAAGAGCTGGCGCAATGTTTAAGTGATTACGGGGTTCCCGCCGCTAATTATTCTTTTGATCTCTCTATTGCTCGCGGTTTAGATTATTACACCGGCACTGTTTGGGAAACATTTTTAGACGACTATCCGGAGCTCGGTTCTATTTGTTCGGGCGGCCGCTATGAAAACTTAGTGGCCGGCTTTTCTAACCGTGCTTTCCCTGGCGTCGGGGCTTCAATCGGCCTGTCGCGTCTTTTTTATCAATTAAAAACTGCTGGACTTTTACCGGAAATCACGCCGCCCGTGGCGGAGGCTTTAGTGATTAGTGATGATCGCCAGCGTGGCGAGCAGTTAGCTGACAGTCTGCGTCGTCGTGGTCTAAGTGTCGCCGGCGCCTATGAGTCGGAAAAATTAAAAAAGAAATTGGCGCTCGCTAATCACTGGTCAGTGAAAACAGTTTATCTCTTAGGGGAGGAAGAATTAGCGGCCGAGGAGGTCTCGGTGAAAGATATGGTTAGTGGCGAACAAAAGCGCCAAGCCCTTAGTGAGTTTATATGA
- the murC gene encoding UDP-N-acetylmuramate--L-alanine ligase (Derived by automated computational analysis using gene prediction method: Protein Homology. GO_function: GO:0008763 - UDP-N-acetylmuramate-L-alanine ligase activity [Evidence IEA]; GO_process: GO:0009252 - peptidoglycan biosynthetic process [Evidence IEA]), which produces MFKLPAKYKNVYLIGIKGVGMTMLAQFLQASGAKVSGSDVAETFLTDRVLRQAKIKVRSGFDPKNVPSSNTTIIYSSAYTPESNIELAFLEKKHDYKQLSYAAALGEIFSAHHGMAVIGSHGKTTISAWLGYVLDKAGLEPSILVGSSVPQLGGSAKLGKSDLFIAEVDEYQNKLQYFQPVGAVLSNIDYDHPDFFPTKSSYFQVFANFVAKIPTRGFLVTNDNDSAVRRTYPYLKGKLVNYNLFVDEASAKAAAKRVRLAAYDYRLDNGWQYFKICGQGEFKTKLLGRHNVFNALAVIGAALELELPLEVIKKHLATFKGTTRRAQLLGKYQGVPIFDDYAHHPTEIKATLSTFAAAYKDKRLVAAFHPHTFSRTKALFKDFALSFADADLLVVLDIYGSAREEQGGVSSPELIEAIKEVNKTTGRRQTVIYQPDLEATEKYLRANLKPNDLVVLLGAGDIFRVGQNLVKKTRTTVEKK; this is translated from the coding sequence ATGTTTAAACTACCGGCGAAATATAAAAATGTTTATCTAATCGGTATCAAGGGGGTGGGGATGACAATGCTAGCGCAATTTTTGCAAGCCTCGGGAGCGAAAGTGTCCGGCTCGGATGTTGCTGAGACTTTTTTAACCGACAGGGTTTTGCGTCAAGCAAAAATTAAAGTTCGCTCCGGTTTTGATCCGAAAAATGTTCCCAGCTCGAATACTACGATTATCTATTCGTCGGCTTACACGCCGGAGAGTAATATTGAGTTAGCTTTTCTGGAGAAAAAACATGATTATAAACAACTTTCTTATGCCGCGGCTTTAGGAGAAATTTTTAGTGCGCATCACGGTATGGCGGTTATCGGTAGTCATGGCAAAACGACCATCTCGGCTTGGCTCGGTTATGTTTTAGATAAGGCTGGCTTAGAGCCCAGTATTTTAGTGGGCTCCAGTGTGCCGCAACTAGGCGGGAGCGCGAAGTTAGGGAAGAGTGATTTATTTATTGCCGAAGTTGATGAGTATCAAAATAAATTACAATATTTCCAGCCGGTGGGCGCGGTGCTTAGTAATATTGACTACGATCACCCCGATTTTTTTCCGACTAAATCTTCTTATTTTCAGGTCTTTGCTAATTTTGTCGCCAAAATTCCGACGCGCGGGTTCTTGGTTACCAATGATAACGATTCCGCGGTTCGCCGGACTTATCCTTATTTAAAAGGGAAGCTGGTGAATTATAATTTATTTGTCGATGAGGCCTCAGCCAAGGCAGCGGCCAAACGAGTACGCCTGGCCGCTTATGATTATCGCCTAGATAACGGCTGGCAGTATTTTAAAATTTGCGGTCAGGGTGAATTTAAAACCAAACTGTTGGGCCGACACAATGTTTTTAATGCGCTCGCGGTTATCGGTGCCGCCTTAGAATTAGAACTCCCGCTAGAGGTAATTAAAAAACATTTAGCGACATTTAAAGGCACAACCAGACGGGCGCAACTCTTGGGCAAATATCAAGGTGTGCCGATTTTTGATGATTACGCCCACCATCCGACCGAAATTAAAGCCACGCTTAGCACTTTCGCCGCCGCTTATAAGGACAAGCGCTTAGTGGCTGCTTTTCACCCGCATACTTTTTCACGCACCAAGGCCTTGTTTAAGGATTTTGCGCTCAGTTTTGCCGACGCCGATTTATTAGTTGTTTTAGATATTTACGGTTCGGCCCGCGAGGAGCAGGGTGGTGTTTCTAGTCCGGAGCTGATTGAGGCGATTAAAGAAGTTAATAAAACCACCGGCCGCCGCCAAACGGTTATTTACCAACCCGACCTTGAAGCGACCGAAAAATATTTGCGCGCTAATCTCAAACCTAATGACTTAGTGGTTCTTTTGGGCGCCGGTGATATTTTCCGCGTCGGTCAGAATTTAGTGAAAAAAACTCGAACGACGGTCGAGAAAAAATAA
- a CDS encoding glycosyltransferase (Derived by automated computational analysis using gene prediction method: Protein Homology. GO_function: GO:0016758 - hexosyltransferase activity [Evidence IEA]; GO_process: GO:0005975 - carbohydrate metabolic process [Evidence IEA]; GO_process: GO:0030259 - lipid glycosylation [Evidence IEA]) translates to MNNKQAIILFSGGGTGGSVTPLLAVAKEIFRRRPDWSFSFVGTKSGPEKLLVAEAAKDLPISFSFLPAGKWRRYFSWQNFLDIFVIIWAFFRSFLLLGRLKPAAVVSAGSFVSVPLVWAARILRIPVLIHQQDLQAGLANKLMAPAARQITVTFADSIKDYGSRALLVGNPYSIPPLEKKEIVFARYNFSLARPLILVFGGGTGAAAINEAAVAKLPALLEKGQIIHLTGRGKTITQQASGYYQQEFVSHQELWSLLAAADLVIARPGLGTLTELAALKKVSLLIPMPKTHQEKNAEAARAAGAAWVLSQEELAESLVPTVHRLLTQDETRAALSREIGEFIKPGAAATLAEIILTWEQENRN, encoded by the coding sequence ATGAACAATAAACAGGCGATAATTTTATTTTCCGGTGGTGGTACTGGTGGCAGCGTGACCCCTTTACTGGCTGTCGCCAAGGAAATCTTTCGCCGGCGCCCGGATTGGAGCTTTTCTTTTGTCGGCACTAAATCGGGTCCGGAAAAACTTTTGGTGGCTGAGGCCGCCAAAGACTTGCCGATTTCTTTTAGTTTTTTACCGGCGGGCAAGTGGCGTCGTTATTTTTCCTGGCAAAATTTTCTAGATATTTTTGTTATTATTTGGGCCTTTTTTCGCTCCTTCCTGCTGTTGGGGCGTTTGAAGCCAGCGGCGGTGGTAAGTGCCGGCTCTTTTGTGAGCGTCCCTTTAGTTTGGGCGGCGCGAATTCTAAGGATTCCCGTTTTGATTCATCAACAAGATTTACAAGCTGGCCTGGCTAATAAATTAATGGCCCCGGCGGCGCGACAGATTACAGTTACTTTTGCCGACTCGATTAAAGACTATGGTTCGCGCGCTCTTTTAGTTGGCAATCCTTATTCCATCCCTCCTTTAGAAAAAAAAGAAATTGTTTTTGCGCGTTACAATTTTAGTCTGGCTCGGCCTTTAATTTTAGTTTTTGGTGGCGGTACCGGCGCCGCCGCGATCAATGAGGCGGCGGTGGCTAAATTACCGGCACTCTTGGAGAAGGGACAAATAATTCATTTAACTGGTCGGGGCAAGACAATTACTCAACAGGCATCGGGTTATTACCAGCAAGAATTTGTTAGTCATCAAGAGCTTTGGTCTTTACTGGCGGCCGCCGACTTAGTAATTGCGCGTCCAGGACTAGGAACTTTAACGGAGCTCGCCGCTTTAAAAAAAGTCAGCTTGCTAATTCCGATGCCCAAAACCCATCAAGAGAAAAATGCCGAAGCGGCCCGGGCGGCCGGAGCGGCTTGGGTTTTAAGTCAAGAAGAACTGGCGGAGTCTTTAGTACCAACTGTTCATCGTTTATTGACTCAAGATGAAACCCGGGCGGCCTTGTCTCGAGAAATAGGTGAATTTATTAAACCAGGGGCGGCGGCGACCCTAGCCGAAATTATTTTAACTTGGGAACAAGAGAATCGAAATTAA
- a CDS encoding putative peptidoglycan glycosyltransferase FtsW (Derived by automated computational analysis using gene prediction method: Protein Homology.): MNLKGAITKRKSVDRPHELDKKMLIALGLILFIGLAMLFTASAVVSFNRFGNQYHYLLRQLPALALGLLAFFVAQKVDFRFWKKYAFAFLLISIGLLLLVFIPGLQSDYGTSRSWINLFGFSFQPSELVKATFLIYLATWLEARQKDLSSFSSGTLPFFTILVVISLLMMLQPDFGSLVIIIAMAIGVFFVGGGKLKHLIITALVGLTVLFVSPLFRSDGGYSYQDNRLRCFVDPSFDTQDVCFHINQSLIAIGSGGVFGRGLGQSRQKFMYLPEVWGDSIFPIIAEEIGFILTTLFIILLFYLFYRIFLVAKLAPDRYGRNLATGVGLWLAIQTFFNIGGQLNLIPMTGVPLPFISAGGSSILSSLIAVGLVVNISKYTKEPSRR; the protein is encoded by the coding sequence ATGAATCTTAAAGGAGCGATTACTAAAAGAAAGTCCGTTGACAGACCGCATGAGCTGGATAAAAAAATGTTAATTGCTCTGGGTTTGATTTTATTTATTGGTTTAGCGATGCTCTTTACTGCCTCGGCGGTCGTTTCTTTTAATAGGTTTGGCAATCAATATCATTATCTTTTAAGACAACTACCGGCTTTGGCCCTGGGCTTACTGGCTTTTTTTGTTGCCCAAAAGGTTGATTTTCGTTTTTGGAAAAAATACGCTTTCGCCTTTTTACTCATCTCGATTGGCCTTTTGCTTTTAGTTTTTATTCCCGGCTTGCAATCGGATTATGGAACTTCCCGGAGCTGGATTAATTTATTCGGTTTTTCTTTCCAACCCTCCGAACTTGTTAAAGCAACCTTTTTGATTTATTTGGCGACTTGGTTGGAGGCAAGGCAAAAGGATTTGTCTTCTTTTTCTTCGGGGACACTGCCTTTTTTTACTATTTTGGTGGTAATTTCCTTGTTGATGATGCTGCAGCCTGATTTTGGCAGTTTGGTAATTATTATTGCTATGGCAATAGGCGTTTTCTTTGTCGGCGGCGGGAAACTGAAGCACTTAATTATTACTGCCCTAGTGGGCCTGACTGTTCTTTTTGTCTCGCCCCTATTTAGAAGTGACGGCGGTTATTCTTATCAGGATAATCGCTTGCGCTGTTTTGTAGATCCTTCTTTTGATACTCAGGATGTTTGCTTTCACATTAATCAGTCCCTGATTGCCATTGGTTCGGGGGGTGTTTTTGGTCGCGGTTTAGGACAGAGTCGGCAGAAGTTTATGTATTTACCGGAGGTTTGGGGGGATTCAATTTTTCCCATTATCGCTGAAGAGATTGGTTTTATCTTAACCACTTTATTTATTATCCTTTTGTTTTATTTGTTTTACCGAATTTTTTTAGTGGCGAAGCTCGCTCCCGATCGCTATGGCCGCAACCTGGCCACCGGTGTCGGTCTCTGGTTAGCGATTCAAACTTTTTTTAATATCGGCGGCCAATTAAATTTAATTCCGATGACGGGTGTGCCGTTGCCTTTTATTTCCGCCGGTGGCTCCTCGATTTTATCTTCACTAATTGCCGTTGGTTTGGTGGTGAATATTAGTAAGTACACAAAGGAACCATCGCGGCGTTAA
- the mraY gene encoding phospho-N-acetylmuramoyl-pentapeptide-transferase (Derived by automated computational analysis using gene prediction method: Protein Homology. GO_function: GO:0008963 - phospho-N-acetylmuramoyl-pentapeptide-transferase activity [Evidence IEA]; GO_process: GO:0009252 - peptidoglycan biosynthetic process [Evidence IEA]): protein MEYFYIIKILLLAMAAFLFAGFMTPLLTNFLYKHKLGKKIRNSGETPIFSKLHAAKEGTPTMGGVLIWGTVLIFAAAFYLIAHLFDWELIRNLNFLTRSETLLPLGALVASALIGLVDDWLDVRGKGVLGGGGLKMRHRLLIYTAIALIGALWFYFKLDWTVFHVPFVGNIEISWWYIPVFVFIVVATAFSVNETDGLDGLAGGTLLVAFAAYAVIAFTLGRYELATFCAVIIGALMAFLWYNIPPARFYMGDTGSMSLGITLAIIALLTNSALLLIFIGFIFLLESLSVIIQLTSKKLRQGKKVFLSAPIHHHFQAIGWPESKIVMRFWLVAGAMAIIGVIIFLVDRGF from the coding sequence ATGGAATATTTTTACATTATCAAGATCCTGCTTCTCGCCATGGCCGCCTTTTTGTTTGCCGGTTTTATGACGCCTCTACTGACAAATTTTTTATACAAACACAAACTGGGAAAAAAGATTCGTAATTCCGGCGAGACACCAATTTTTTCTAAGCTTCACGCCGCCAAAGAGGGGACACCAACGATGGGTGGTGTTTTGATTTGGGGAACGGTTTTAATTTTCGCGGCAGCTTTTTATTTAATCGCTCATCTTTTTGATTGGGAGCTCATTCGCAATCTAAATTTTTTAACTCGTTCGGAAACCTTACTTCCTTTAGGCGCTCTAGTCGCTTCCGCCCTTATTGGTTTAGTTGACGACTGGCTAGATGTACGTGGTAAAGGCGTCTTGGGTGGCGGCGGTTTAAAGATGCGCCATCGTCTTTTAATTTACACGGCAATCGCTTTAATTGGCGCGCTTTGGTTTTATTTTAAATTGGATTGGACGGTTTTTCATGTTCCTTTTGTTGGCAATATTGAAATCTCCTGGTGGTATATTCCGGTTTTTGTCTTTATTGTGGTGGCGACTGCTTTTTCGGTTAACGAAACTGACGGCTTAGATGGCCTAGCGGGAGGGACTTTACTGGTAGCTTTTGCCGCTTATGCCGTTATTGCTTTTACCCTTGGTCGTTATGAGTTAGCGACTTTTTGTGCGGTGATTATCGGAGCGCTGATGGCTTTTTTATGGTACAACATTCCGCCGGCTCGTTTTTATATGGGCGATACCGGGTCGATGAGTCTAGGAATTACGCTGGCGATTATTGCTTTGCTGACTAACAGCGCCTTACTTTTAATTTTTATTGGCTTTATCTTTTTACTGGAATCGTTATCAGTTATTATTCAATTAACTTCTAAAAAATTACGTCAGGGCAAAAAAGTTTTTCTGTCTGCCCCGATTCATCATCATTTTCAAGCCATCGGCTGGCCGGAGAGCAAAATTGTGATGCGTTTTTGGTTGGTGGCCGGCGCCATGGCTATCATTGGCGTTATTATTTTCTTGGTTGATCGCGGTTTTTAG
- a CDS encoding hypothetical protein (Derived by automated computational analysis using gene prediction method: GeneMarkS-2+.), with protein sequence MSYSQFYGRLQNWRLQATGTIKDLFGLTANRLYLLAILIIQAASWWLASHIYQEIAGSLLILHYNIDFGIDQIGAPNLIFNFPLLGAILLLLTLIFLVILGSGRHFKIQSHFLMGAATVSNLGILATLILIYLMNFR encoded by the coding sequence ATGTCGTACTCGCAATTTTATGGTCGACTGCAAAATTGGCGCTTGCAGGCGACTGGAACAATTAAAGATTTATTTGGTTTGACTGCTAATCGCTTGTATTTATTGGCAATTTTAATTATTCAAGCCGCTTCCTGGTGGCTAGCTTCTCACATCTATCAAGAAATTGCCGGGAGTCTGCTGATTTTGCACTATAATATTGACTTTGGGATCGACCAAATTGGCGCCCCTAACCTAATTTTTAATTTTCCTCTTTTGGGGGCTATTTTGCTTTTATTAACCCTAATTTTCTTGGTAATTTTGGGAAGTGGTCGTCACTTTAAAATTCAGAGTCATTTTTTGATGGGGGCGGCAACAGTTAGCAACCTAGGAATATTGGCGACCCTTATTTTAATATACTTAATGAACTTCCGCTAA